The Populus alba chromosome 4, ASM523922v2, whole genome shotgun sequence genome contains a region encoding:
- the LOC118040535 gene encoding auxin-responsive protein SAUR21-like — protein sequence MGIRLPSMIHNVKHIIKGKSLNCRNQPDVPKGHVAIYVGEMQRKRFVVPISYLSHPSFQDLLNRAEEEFGFDPPMGCLTIPCREEAFIHLASRLQASS from the coding sequence atgggCATTCGTTTACCATCCATGATTCACAATGTCAAGCACATAATCAAAGGGAAATCTCTTAACTGTAGAAATCAACCAGATGTACCAAAAGGACATGTAGCGATATATGTTGGAGAAATGCAAAGGAAGAGGTTTGTGGTACCAATATCATACTTGAGCCATCCTTCATTTCAAGACTTGCTTAATCGAGCCGAGGAAGAGTTTGGCTTCGATCCTCCAATGGGTTGTCTTACGATTCCTTGCAGAGAAGAAGCCTTCATTCATCTTGCCTCTAGATTGCAGGCCTCATCATGA